The following is a genomic window from Nguyenibacter vanlangensis.
GGGGGCAGAAAGGCTGGCCGACAGCACGCTAGCGATGCGCCGCTCTGTCTATGATCGCGCCATCGCGGGAAACTTGTCGAAGCTCAAGCTGGGGGAGGTAACCCCACAGCGTCTCAAGCGCCTCTGTGACGAGGTCAAAGAGAAACGCGGGCCGGCCGTCGCCGTGCATGTCCGCGAGGTCGTGTTGCTGGTGTTCCGCCACGCCCAGGCATGTGGGCTGGATGTGAGCAATCCAGCCGAGTCGATACGCACCAGCGCTATCGCCACGTTCGAGCCGCGCGAGCGCGCCTTATCGCCGTCAGAAGTTCGCGCCGTCCTGACGGCTTTGGATCACGTGGCGGCGGCGCCAACGCTGCGCTCAGCGGTGAAGTTTGTTCTGCTTACTGGAGTTCGCAAGTCGGAGTTCATTGACGCCACATGGAAGGAAATCGACTTCGCCGCCGCGCGCTGGACGATTCCGGCCGAGCGTATGAAGGCTGGCAAGATGCATGTTGTCCCGCTGAGTGATCAGGCGCTCGACATTCTTACGGCGTTCCGGACCATGTTCGGCGTCAGCCGATACCTGCATCCTGGCCGGTACGACGGCGATACGCCCATAAGCAACGCCACGCTCAATCGCGTGATCGATGCGGCCGTGGAGCGTATCCGCAAGGATGACCCGGACTTTGAAAGCCTTGGCGTTCACGACCTGCGCCGCACCTTTTCGACAGGCCTAAACCGAGCCAAGTTCGATGAACGCTGGATCGAGATGAGTATGGCTCA
Proteins encoded in this region:
- a CDS encoding tyrosine-type recombinase/integrase: MGDLTDKELKNLKPKAKLYKVTDRDGMHAAVTPSGVISFRYQYRVNGRQEILTIGRYSAEAARTLTRAPDALEYGMDVSLAEARTLLARARRQVERGESPSKAKVEKRTASAEAFTFGGWAEAYFKHKADPRSGAERLADSTLAMRRSVYDRAIAGNLSKLKLGEVTPQRLKRLCDEVKEKRGPAVAVHVREVVLLVFRHAQACGLDVSNPAESIRTSAIATFEPRERALSPSEVRAVLTALDHVAAAPTLRSAVKFVLLTGVRKSEFIDATWKEIDFAAARWTIPAERMKAGKMHVVPLSDQALDILTAFRTMFGVSRYLHPGRYDGDTPISNATLNRVIDAAVERIRKDDPDFESLGVHDLRRTFSTGLNRAKFDERWIEMSMAHAPRNRIAAVYNVNRYLAERKIMLQCWADMLDAWVKGESAKELIADAKQRAAEIHDDELDDDL